From Cannabis sativa cultivar Pink pepper isolate KNU-18-1 chromosome 8, ASM2916894v1, whole genome shotgun sequence, a single genomic window includes:
- the LOC115700069 gene encoding uncharacterized protein LOC115700069 encodes MMIPFPTHIFLSSIKFCFVIIPTTMWNYMVLCLDHLTCAFEILLYNQFSFPEPNIDKYYSANYNNNNSTTIPNKPVGSEMRVTRFECSEGKDVNDGDEVVECAVCLCEVKEGDEIGELRCCHVLHFRCLEKWVVRSKQMTCPVCRGTTLPANNNNNGVQLLYFYKFCSFTTNNTSSQHHERDSWWLR; translated from the coding sequence aTGATGATTCCATTTCCAACCCATATCTTTCTCAGTTCAATTAAGTTTTGTTTTGTGATAATTCCCACAACCATGTGGAATTACATGGTTTTGTGTTTAGATCATTTGACATGTGCATTTGAGATTCTTCTTTACAACCAGTTCTCTTTCCCAGAGCCTAATATTGATAAATATTACTCtgctaattataataataacaatagtaCTACTATTCCAAATAAGCCAGTGGGTTCAGAAATGAGAGTAACCAGGTTCGAATGCTCCGAAGGTAAAGATGTAAATGATGGTGATGAAGTAGTAGAGTGTGCTGTGTGCCTTTGTGAGGTTAAAGAAGGAGATGAGATCGGAGAGCTGAGATGCTGCCACGTGCTCCACTTCCGTTGCTTGGAGAAATGGGTCGTACGATCCAAGCAGATGACTTGTCCTGTCTGCCGTGGCACTACCCTACCGgcgaataataataataatggagtCCAACTCTTgtatttttacaagttttgcTCTTTCACTACCAATAATACTTCCTCACAACATCACGAACGTGACTCTTGGTGGCTacgttaa